The following coding sequences are from one Virgibacillus necropolis window:
- the rpoB gene encoding DNA-directed RNA polymerase subunit beta, which produces MTGQLVQYGRHRQRRSYARISEVLELPNLIEIQTASYQWFLEEGLKEMFKDISPIEDFTGNLSLEFVDYSLEDPKYPVDESKDRDVTYNAPLRVKVRLINNETGEVKEQEVFMGDFPLMTDTGTFVINGAERVIVSQLVRSPSVYYNEKIDKNGKRGVTATVIPNRGAWLEFETDAKDVAYVRIDRTRKLPITVLLRALGFSTDQEIIDLLGENEYLKNTLDKDNTETTDKALLEIYERLRPGEPPTVDNAKSLLVSRFFDPKRYDLAHVGRYKMNKKLNIKNRLFNQVLAEPIVDPETGEVLAQKGDKLERRLLNKIIPYLEQDEDKVGEHHVETQEGVLEDPIKLQTIKILDPTDPSGERELNVIGNASVDRSIKNITPADILSAISYFFNLLHRVGDTDDIDHLGNRRLRSVGELLQNQFRIGLSRMERVVRERMSIQDTSSVTPQQLINIRPVIASIKEFFGSSQLSQFMDQTNPLAELTHKRRLSALGPGGLTRERAGFEVRDVHYSHYGRMCPIETPEGPNIGLINSLSSYAKVNKFGFIETPYRRVDPDSGLVTAQIDYLTADEEDNYVVAQANARLDETGHFIDDEVIARFRGENTAVPRVNIDYMDVSPKQVVSAATACIPFLENDDSNRALMGANMQRQAVPLMQPEAPIVGTGMEYVSGKDSGAAVICQNPGIVEHVEAKEVHIRRISEVDGKEVKGDLERYRLQKYIRSNQGTCYNQRPIVSKGDRVTKGEILADGPSMEDGELALGRNVLVGFMTWEGYNYEDAIIMSERLVKDDVYTSIHIEEYESEARDTKLGPEEITRDIPNVGEEALKDLNEHGIIRVGAEVSDGDILVGKVTPKGVTELSAEERLLHAIFGEKAREVRDTSLRVPHGAGGIVLDVKIFNRQDGDELPPGVNQLVRAYIVQKRKIHEGDKMAGRHGNKGVISKILPEEDMPFMPDGTPVDIMLNPLGVPSRMNIGQVFELHIGMAARALGIHVATPVFDGASEEDVWETLEEAGMPKDAKTILYDGRSGEPFDNRISVGVSYMIKLAHMVDDKLHARSTGPYSLVTQQPLGGKAQFGGQRFGEMEVWALEAYGAAYTLQEILTVKSDDIVGRVKTYEAIVKGDNVPEPGVPESFKVLIKELQSLGLDVKMLSSDEKEIELRELEEEETEAASKLNLEIEEK; this is translated from the coding sequence TTGACAGGTCAACTAGTTCAGTATGGACGGCACCGCCAACGCAGGAGCTACGCGCGCATCAGCGAGGTGTTAGAATTACCAAATCTAATAGAAATTCAAACCGCTTCTTATCAATGGTTTTTAGAAGAAGGGCTGAAAGAAATGTTTAAAGACATTTCTCCTATTGAAGATTTTACAGGTAATCTATCACTAGAATTTGTTGATTACAGTCTTGAGGATCCAAAGTATCCTGTAGATGAATCAAAGGATCGAGATGTAACGTATAATGCTCCACTTCGCGTGAAGGTTCGTTTAATTAATAATGAAACCGGTGAAGTAAAAGAGCAAGAAGTATTTATGGGAGATTTCCCACTTATGACAGACACAGGTACATTTGTTATTAACGGGGCGGAACGTGTTATTGTTTCACAGCTCGTTCGTTCACCGAGTGTCTATTATAATGAAAAAATTGATAAAAACGGAAAAAGAGGCGTTACTGCAACCGTGATTCCGAACCGCGGAGCATGGCTTGAGTTTGAAACCGATGCAAAAGACGTTGCTTATGTCCGTATCGACCGTACGCGTAAGTTGCCTATTACAGTGCTCCTGCGTGCTCTTGGCTTTAGTACAGACCAGGAAATTATTGATCTACTAGGCGAGAATGAATACTTAAAAAACACCTTAGACAAAGATAATACGGAAACTACTGATAAAGCGTTATTAGAAATCTATGAGCGTCTTCGCCCAGGTGAACCGCCTACAGTTGATAACGCTAAAAGCTTATTAGTATCACGTTTCTTTGACCCGAAACGTTACGACCTTGCACATGTTGGTCGTTACAAAATGAATAAAAAACTAAACATTAAAAACCGCTTATTTAATCAAGTGCTTGCCGAACCAATTGTTGATCCAGAAACTGGTGAGGTACTTGCGCAAAAAGGTGATAAATTAGAGCGGAGATTATTAAATAAAATTATTCCGTACTTGGAACAAGATGAAGATAAAGTTGGTGAGCACCATGTTGAGACTCAAGAGGGTGTTCTTGAAGATCCAATAAAGCTTCAGACAATTAAAATCCTTGATCCGACTGACCCAAGTGGGGAACGTGAGTTGAATGTTATTGGTAATGCAAGTGTCGATAGAAGCATTAAAAATATAACACCAGCTGATATATTATCTGCAATTAGTTATTTCTTTAACCTACTACATCGTGTTGGAGATACGGATGATATTGACCATCTAGGTAATCGTCGACTTCGTTCAGTAGGGGAATTATTGCAAAACCAATTCCGAATTGGACTTTCTCGGATGGAACGAGTTGTACGTGAACGGATGTCCATTCAAGACACATCAAGTGTTACACCGCAACAGTTAATCAATATTCGTCCAGTAATTGCATCGATTAAAGAGTTTTTTGGTAGCTCACAGCTTTCGCAATTTATGGATCAAACCAATCCGTTGGCAGAACTAACACATAAACGTCGTTTATCTGCACTAGGACCAGGTGGATTAACTCGTGAACGTGCCGGTTTCGAAGTTCGTGACGTACATTACTCTCACTATGGACGTATGTGCCCTATTGAAACACCTGAGGGGCCGAACATCGGATTAATAAACTCGCTATCAAGCTATGCTAAGGTAAATAAATTTGGTTTTATCGAAACACCTTATCGCCGGGTTGACCCTGATAGTGGATTGGTAACAGCTCAAATTGATTACTTAACAGCAGATGAAGAAGATAATTACGTAGTGGCACAGGCAAATGCTAGATTAGATGAAACTGGTCACTTTATTGACGACGAAGTAATCGCTCGTTTCCGTGGTGAGAATACTGCTGTACCTCGCGTGAACATTGATTACATGGACGTATCGCCTAAGCAGGTTGTTTCAGCAGCAACAGCGTGTATACCGTTCCTTGAAAATGATGACTCTAACCGTGCGCTAATGGGTGCTAACATGCAGCGTCAAGCGGTGCCGTTAATGCAACCGGAAGCACCAATCGTTGGAACAGGAATGGAATATGTTTCAGGAAAGGATTCTGGGGCTGCAGTTATTTGTCAAAACCCTGGAATTGTTGAACATGTTGAGGCAAAAGAAGTTCATATCCGCCGAATTTCAGAAGTAGACGGTAAAGAAGTAAAAGGTGATTTAGAGCGCTATCGCTTACAAAAATATATTCGTTCGAATCAAGGTACTTGTTACAATCAACGTCCAATCGTAAGTAAAGGCGATCGTGTAACGAAAGGTGAAATCCTTGCCGATGGACCATCAATGGAAGACGGTGAACTAGCATTAGGTCGTAACGTTTTAGTTGGATTCATGACATGGGAAGGATACAACTATGAAGATGCGATTATTATGAGTGAACGTCTTGTGAAGGATGATGTATATACATCTATTCACATCGAGGAATACGAATCAGAGGCTCGTGATACGAAGCTAGGACCTGAGGAAATCACTCGTGATATTCCAAACGTTGGAGAAGAAGCATTGAAAGACCTTAATGAACACGGAATTATCCGTGTCGGTGCCGAAGTTTCTGATGGTGATATTTTAGTTGGTAAAGTAACGCCAAAGGGAGTTACCGAGCTATCGGCTGAAGAACGTTTGTTACATGCAATTTTCGGCGAGAAAGCTCGTGAGGTTCGCGATACATCGTTACGTGTACCGCATGGTGCAGGAGGCATTGTCTTAGATGTTAAGATTTTCAACCGTCAAGATGGTGATGAACTGCCACCAGGCGTTAATCAATTAGTCCGTGCGTATATAGTCCAAAAACGTAAAATTCATGAAGGTGACAAAATGGCTGGACGTCACGGTAATAAAGGTGTAATTTCAAAAATATTACCTGAAGAAGACATGCCATTCATGCCAGATGGAACACCAGTGGACATTATGTTAAATCCATTAGGGGTACCATCGCGAATGAATATCGGACAAGTGTTTGAGCTGCACATAGGAATGGCTGCACGTGCGTTAGGCATACATGTTGCAACTCCTGTATTTGATGGGGCAAGCGAAGAAGATGTATGGGAAACGTTAGAAGAAGCAGGCATGCCAAAAGATGCTAAAACAATTCTGTATGATGGACGATCTGGTGAACCATTTGATAACCGTATTTCTGTTGGTGTTTCGTATATGATTAAACTAGCCCACATGGTTGATGATAAACTTCACGCTCGTTCAACAGGACCATATTCACTTGTTACCCAACAGCCACTGGGTGGTAAAGCTCAGTTTGGTGGACAGCGTTTTGGTGAGATGGAAGTATGGGCACTTGAAGCATACGGTGCTGCATATACATTACAAGAAATTCTTACTGTTAAATCAGATGACATTGTTGGTCGTGTGAAAACATATGAAGCTATTGTAAAAGGTGACAATGTTCCTGAACCGGGTGTTCCTGAGTCATTTAAGGTATTAATAAAAGAGCTTCAAAGCCTCGGTTTAGATGTGAAAATGCTTTCTAGTGATGAAAAAGAAATTGAATTACGTGAACTAGAAGAAGAAGAAACAGAAGCAGCGAGCAAACTTAACTTAGAAATAGAAGAAAAGTAA
- a CDS encoding class I SAM-dependent methyltransferase, whose protein sequence is MSEHYFSQKPQSKSSPKTWSYRLRENEYAFTSDYGVFSKNEIDYGSRLLIKQYRDPQVSGNVLDLGSGYGPIGIVIANTYSDRNVVLADVNERALHLAEQNAVQNKVKNVEFIKSDRFSNLADYTFASIVTNPPIRAGKKVVHAMIEESKSALDKDGELWVVIQKKQGAPSAKEKLMNVFGNVEVIAKDKGYFLLKAVNV, encoded by the coding sequence ATGTCCGAGCATTACTTTTCACAAAAACCCCAATCTAAAAGTTCACCCAAGACATGGAGTTATCGATTACGAGAAAATGAATATGCATTTACAAGTGATTACGGTGTTTTCTCAAAAAATGAAATAGACTACGGTTCACGTTTATTGATTAAACAGTACAGGGATCCACAAGTTTCTGGAAATGTTCTAGATCTTGGTAGTGGTTATGGGCCAATAGGCATTGTAATAGCAAATACATATTCAGATCGGAATGTTGTATTAGCTGATGTGAATGAACGAGCGCTTCATCTTGCAGAACAAAATGCTGTACAAAACAAGGTTAAGAATGTGGAATTTATAAAAAGTGATCGGTTTTCAAATCTAGCTGATTACACATTTGCATCCATTGTTACAAACCCTCCAATCAGGGCTGGTAAGAAAGTTGTGCACGCTATGATTGAAGAGAGTAAGTCAGCATTAGACAAGGATGGTGAGCTATGGGTAGTCATTCAAAAAAAACAAGGTGCACCTTCAGCTAAAGAAAAACTTATGAATGTATTTGGCAATGTTGAAGTCATTGCTAAAGACAAGGGTTACTTTCTATTAAAAGCTGTTAATGTTTGA
- the rplL gene encoding 50S ribosomal protein L7/L12 → MTNEQIIEAVKEMSVLELNDLVKAIEEEFGVTAAAPVAAAGGAGAEAAEEQTEFDVVLNSAGASKIKVVKAVREITGLGLKDAKDLVDNAPKAIKEGVSKEEAEEVKGKLEEAGAGVEVK, encoded by the coding sequence ATGACTAATGAACAAATTATTGAAGCAGTTAAGGAAATGTCAGTTTTAGAATTAAACGATCTTGTTAAAGCTATCGAGGAAGAATTCGGCGTAACAGCAGCAGCACCAGTTGCAGCAGCAGGTGGAGCTGGAGCGGAAGCGGCTGAAGAACAAACTGAATTTGATGTAGTGCTTAATAGTGCTGGAGCATCAAAAATTAAAGTTGTTAAAGCAGTTCGCGAAATCACTGGTCTTGGTCTTAAAGACGCAAAAGATCTAGTAGATAACGCACCTAAAGCTATTAAAGAAGGCGTTTCAAAAGAAGAAGCTGAAGAAGTTAAAGGTAAACTTGAAGAAGCAGGCGCTGGTGTAGAAGTTAAGTAA
- the rplJ gene encoding 50S ribosomal protein L10 translates to MSNVIDTKKQVVQEITEKFQSSQSSVLVNYRGLDVAEVTELRKQLREENVEFKVYKNTMTRRAVEQAELNELSDTLVGPTAIAFSKDDVIAPAKILSKFAKAHNALEIKGGVIEGQVATLKQLSELAELPNYDGLVSMLLSVLQAPIRNLAYATKAIAEQKEEQQGA, encoded by the coding sequence ATGTCAAATGTTATCGATACAAAAAAGCAGGTTGTTCAAGAAATTACTGAAAAATTCCAATCTAGCCAATCAAGTGTATTAGTTAATTATCGTGGCCTTGATGTTGCTGAAGTAACAGAACTTCGTAAGCAGCTTCGCGAGGAAAACGTCGAATTCAAAGTGTACAAAAACACAATGACACGACGCGCTGTTGAACAAGCAGAATTAAACGAGTTAAGTGATACGTTAGTTGGACCTACTGCCATTGCATTTAGTAAAGACGATGTAATTGCGCCAGCTAAGATTTTGAGCAAATTTGCTAAGGCTCATAACGCACTTGAAATTAAAGGTGGCGTAATTGAAGGTCAGGTAGCAACACTTAAGCAATTAAGTGAGCTTGCAGAACTACCAAATTACGATGGTCTAGTATCTATGCTTCTAAGCGTGCTTCAAGCACCTATTCGCAACTTGGCATATGCTACAAAAGCTATCGCGGAACAAAAGGAAGAGCAACAAGGAGCATAA
- the rplA gene encoding 50S ribosomal protein L1, which produces MAKRGKKYQEALKLVDRTKSYDLKEAITLLKEASKANFDETVEAAFRLGVDPKKADQQIRGAMVLPHGTGKTQRVLVFAKGEKAKEAEAAGADFVGDQEMINKINQGWFDFDVIVATPDMMAEVGKLGRVLGPKGLMPNPKTGTVTFEVEKAVNDIKAGKVEYRVDKQANIHVPIGKISFDDAKLIENFVAITETLVKVKPQASKGIYMRNVSITSTMGPGVKVDVSEHARR; this is translated from the coding sequence ATGGCTAAAAGAGGTAAAAAGTATCAAGAGGCTCTTAAGCTTGTTGATCGTACAAAATCATATGACTTAAAAGAGGCTATCACATTATTAAAAGAAGCTTCAAAAGCAAACTTCGATGAAACAGTAGAAGCAGCTTTTCGTTTAGGAGTTGATCCTAAGAAAGCTGACCAGCAAATCCGTGGAGCTATGGTATTACCGCACGGTACTGGTAAAACGCAACGTGTACTTGTGTTTGCTAAGGGTGAAAAAGCTAAAGAGGCAGAAGCAGCTGGGGCTGATTTTGTTGGAGACCAAGAAATGATCAATAAAATCAATCAAGGATGGTTCGATTTTGATGTAATCGTTGCAACTCCAGACATGATGGCTGAGGTAGGTAAGTTAGGTCGCGTATTAGGACCAAAAGGACTTATGCCTAACCCTAAAACAGGAACAGTAACATTTGAAGTTGAAAAAGCGGTAAACGATATTAAAGCTGGTAAAGTTGAGTATCGTGTCGATAAACAAGCTAACATTCATGTTCCAATCGGAAAGATTTCTTTCGATGATGCAAAATTAATCGAAAACTTTGTAGCAATCACAGAAACACTTGTAAAAGTAAAACCGCAAGCTTCAAAGGGTATTTACATGCGCAATGTGTCTATAACGTCTACAATGGGTCCTGGTGTTAAAGTTGATGTATCTGAACACGCACGCCGTTAA